GGGGTCAACGCCTTGACATTGGGTGCGGTACCTGATTATCGTGCAAACGATTGCAGGCGCTCGACTGGAGCGCCCGCGCCCCTTCTGGGGAAGAGCGTGCCCGCCGCGGGCGGGCAGAAGGAGGGACAGAACGTGAGACGGCTCGGCGTCCTCATCTCGCTCGGCGTCCTGCTCTCGGTGAGCGTGACGCTTGCCGCCTGCGGAGGGAGCAGCTCCAGCTCGGGCACCAGCACGACTTCCGCCAGCGGAAAGCCTCTGACCATCGGGATCTCGCTGTCGCTGTCGGGCGACTTCTCCGACCCCGGCCACGCGGCCCAGAAGGGCTACCAGCTCTGGGCGAAGACCGTGAACGCGCATGGCGGGATCAACGGACGGCAGGTGAAGCTCAAGATCGTGGACGATGCGAGCAGCCCGAACCAGGTCGTCACGAACTACCAGAACCTGATCACGCGGGACAAGGTCGACCTCGTGTTCGGCCCCTTCTCCACCCTCCTCACGGGACCCGCGGCCTCGGTGGCCCACCGCTACGGCTATGCGTTCGTCGAGCCGGCGGGCGGCGGCCCCGCGGTGTTCCAGGAGCACCTGAACAACGTGTTCTTCGTCCAGCCGGCGCCGACGCTCAACTGCGGCGACCCGTTCGTGGCCTACATCAAGTCGCTGCCGGCAGCGCAGCGGCCGAAGACGGCGGCCTACCCGTCGCTGGACGACCCGTTCTCCTCCCCGATCGCCGACCGCATGCAGAAGGCCTTCGAGGCAATGGGGATCAAGACGGTGTACAAGACGATCTATCCGTCGGAGACGGCGGACCTCACGCCGGTCGTGGAGAAGTACGTGGCCAAGAAACCCGACATGGTGGTTGCCGGAACCCAGTCCGAGGATGCCTACTCGCAGGTCAAGGCGATGGTGCAGTCGGGCTTCAGCCCCAAGTACCTGTTCCTCGCGAACGGGGCGAACTCCCCGACCGAGTTCCCGAGCAAGGTGGGCAAGAAGAACACCGAGGGCATCTTCAGCTGCGGCGACTGGTTCCCCACCTCCAAGTCCAATGGCAACCCGCAGTTCGTCGCCGCCTACAAGCAGGCGTACGGCGGCACGCCGTTCGACATCGACTCGACCTCGGCCGAGGCGTACGCGGTTGGTCAGCTGATCCAGGCGGTGGCCAAGAAGACCGGCAAGGTCGACAACAAGACCATCATCTCGTCCCTGCACTCGGGCACGTGGCCGAGCGTGGAGGGCAACATCAGCTGGAACGCCGACGGCTCGCCGCAGGGCAGTGACATGCTGCTCGAGTGGGTCGGGGGCAAGCTCCAGCCGGTCTATCCGCCGAACGTGGCGCTGACCAAGCCCACGTCGCCGAAGCCTCCGTGGGGCGGCTGATCTAGACAGATGCACCTCTTCATCCAGGCGTGCATACTCGGTCTGCTCGCCGGCGGTGTATACGCGCTGATGGCCAGCGGGCTCACGCTGGCCTTCGGCGTGATGCGCGTGATCAACGTGGCGCAGGGGGCGATGATCGTGCTCGGCGCGTTCCTCAGCTACACGCTGTTCACCAAGCTGCACATCGACCCGTTCGTGTCCGTGCTGCTGCTCACCCCGTTGATGTTCCTGGTGGGCGTGGTTCTCCAACTCGTGTTCATCCGCCCGCTGCGGGCGGACGAGCGCGAGGAGCTCTCGCTGCTCGTCACCTGGGCGCTTGCTCTCGGGATCGAGGGCCTGCTGAGCGTGCTCTACAAGACGAACTACCGCTCGACGATCACGAGCTACGCGGACAGCAGCTGGCGGGTGGCGGGCTACCACCTGTCGGAGGTGCGTGTGTTCGCGTTCGGGATGTCGGTGGTGATCCTCGCGCTGCTGTACGTCCTGCTGTCGCGTACCGAGTTCGGCCGCACGGTGCGGGCGACGGTGCAGAACCCGGTGTCGGCACGGCTGCTCGGGGTGAACGTGGACAAGGTCTCCGCCCTCGGCTTCGGCATCAGCGTGGCCACGGCGACGGCGGCGGGCGCGGTGTTCGGGATGGTCACGCCGTTCTTTCCGGGGAGCCACTACGACCTGATCTCGCGCCTGCTCTCGATCATCGTGCTCGGCGGGCTCGGGAGCCTCGGCGGGGCCATCATCGCCGCGCTGTTCATGGGGATGGCTGAGGCGGTGTTCGCGGCCGAGATCTCCCCCACATGGTCGTCGTTCACGTTCTTCATCGTCCTGATCGCGATCCTGCTGGTGAGGCCGCAGGGGCTGTTCGGGACCAACGAACGGGGCGCCCTGTGAGCCGCATCAGTCGCGCGGGGCTGGTGCGCGCGGTCCTGTTCTTCGGCGCGCTCGTGGCGTTCCCGTTCGTGTTTCCCGCGCAGTGGATCGTGAACATCGCGATCTTCACCCTGATGTACGCGGGGCTGGCCACGGCGTGGAACCTGCTCGGCGGCTTCTCCGGCTACCTGTCGCTCGGGCACGCGGCGTTCTTCGGCGTGGGCGCCTACGCGATCGCCATCGCGTTCACGCACATCAGCATCGGGGCGTCCGGCTACAAGCCCTTCTTCGCGCTTCCGCTGGTGGGCATCGCCGTGGGGCTCGCGTCCGTGCCGATCGCCTGGATCGCGCTGCGGGTGCGCGCGGCCACCTTTGCGATCGTCACGCTCACGCTGCTGTTCGTAGTGCAGCAGCTCGCGTTCAACCTCCACCACATCACCCACGGCTCGCAGGGTCTGTCGCTCCCGCCGCCGCCGTTCGACGTCGCCACCTTCGAGCAGCCGTTCTACTTCGCGATGCTCGGCGTCTTCGCGCTGGCGTTCTTCGCATGCTGGTGGGTGAAGGGGTCGAAGCTCGGCCTGATGCTGCTCTCGATCCGCGACGATGAGGATCGAGCGCGCGGCGTGGGGGTGCGCGTGACCGGCGCCAAGGTGATCGCGTTCGCGGTGAGCGTGGGGTTCACTGGCATGCTCGGCGGCGTCTGGGCCTACTACATCCAGTTCATCTATCCGCAGTTCGCCATCGATCCCCTGATCACGATCGGCGCCGTGCTCATGGCTTTCCTGGGCGGCAAGGGAACCGTCTGGGGACCCACGGTGGGCGCCTTCATCCTCGTGCCCGTGCAGCAGTACATGGCCTACAAGCTCGGGGCGAGCGAGCTGTACCTGCTCGGCTACGCGTCTGTGTTCCTGCTCATCATGCTGTTCCTGCCGCGCGGGATCATCCCGTCGATCAGCGACCAGCTTGCGCGCCGCCGCGGCGGCCGCGCGGAGGCACCGCCGGGCGCGGTGGCTTCCGCGCCCGCCGCCACGCTTCCCGGAGGGATGGCGCCATGAGCGAGACGCTGCTCGGAGTGAGCGGCCTGACCAAGCGCTTCGGCGGCGTGGCGGCGGTGGACGGCTGCTCATTCCAGGTGGACGAGGGCACGATCACGGCGCTCATAGGCCCGAACGGCTCGGGCAAGACCACCGCCTTCAACATGATCACCGGCTACCTCCGCGCCGATTCGGGCGAGGTGGCCTTCGCGGGCAGAACCGTGAAGCGGCCAGACCCCACGCGGCTGTACCGCGCCGGGCTCACGCGCACGTTCCAGCAGGCGCGCGTGTTCCCGGGGCTCACGCTGATCGAGAACCTCAGCGTGGCGATCAGCCAGCCATGGCGGACGCTGCTGCGGCGCAACGTGTCCGCGCGGAATCGGGAGCGGGCGTTCTCGCTCCTCGAGGAGTTCGGGCTCGAGCGGCTGGCGGAGCGGCCCGCCGCGGAATTGTCGTTCGGTCAGCGCAAGCTGCTCGAGTTCGCCACGGTGCTGATGGGTGAGCCGCGGCTTGTGCTCCTCGACGAGCCCACCGCCGGCGTGAACCCGGTGATGGTCGAGCAGATCGAGCTCCACGTCCGCGAGCTGCACGCGCGCGGGCTCACCTTCCTGATCGTGGAGCACGACATGCACCTCGTGATGAGGCTGTGCGATCCGGTGATCGTGCTCGACCGTGGCGCCACGATCAAGCAGGGCCCGCCCGCCGAGGTGCAGAGCGATCCCGCGGTCCTCGACGCGTACCTGGGGGCGTGATCCGCTCGTGACCGCGCTCAAGCTCGAAGGGGTGGTGGCCGGCTACGGGCAGGGCGACATCCTGCGTGGCGTGAACCTCGAGGTGGAGCCGGGCAGCGTGATGTGCGTGATCGGCCCGAACGGCGCCGGCAAGTCCACCATCCTGCGGGCCATATCCGGGCTCCTGCACCCCCGCAGCGGCTCCATCGCCGTGGACGGCGAGCCAATCGTCTCGCTCAAGCCGCGCGAGGTGCTGAGCCGGGGGATCGTGCACGTGCCGCAGGAGCGCAGCCTCTTCCCGCAGATGACCGTGTGGGAGAACGTGCTGCTGGGCGCCCACGTGCTCGGCGATCGCGCTCGGGCCAGGCGCCGTATCGAGGAGGTGGCCGACCGCTTCCCCATCCTGCGCGACCGGCGGAACGCTCATGCCGGCTCGCTGTCGGGCGGCGAGCAGAAGACCGTGGAGCTCGCCCGCGCGCTGATGCTCGATCCCAAGCTGATCATGCTCGACGAGCCGTCGATGGGGCTCGATCCGAAGGCTCGGCAGCGCGTGTTCACCACGATCCGCGGGCTGAACGAGAGTGGGCTCACGGTGCTGCTCGTGGAGCAGAACGCGCGTGCCGGGCTCGAGATCGCGGACGAGGGCGCGGTGATGGACGCCGGGGTGGTGAAGCTGCGGGCGCGGGGGCGCGAACTGCTCGACGACCCGCGCGTGGGCGCGCTCTACCTCGGCGCGCCGGTGGCGCCGGTGGCGTCCCGATAATCGTTCTCTTATGAGCCCCGGAGCGGTGAAGCTGAGCGACGTGGCTGAGCGGGCCGGCGTGCATCCCGCCACGGTGTCGCGCGCGCTGAGCGACCGCACGCGCCACATGGTCAACGCCGCCACCGCGGAGCGCGTGCTGGCGGCCGCCGAGGAGCTCGGCTACACGCCCAACCCGATCGCCCGCAGCCTCAAGACCAACCGCTCGTTCACGATCGCGGTCCTGCTGCCGGACCTCACCAACCCGCTGTTTCCCCCGATGGTGCGCGGCATCGAGGACGCGCTCGCGGAGGCGGGCTTCACCGCCCTGATCGCGAACACCGACAACAATCCCGACCGAGCCCTCGCGGCGCTCGAGACCATGCGCACGCGCCTGGCCGATGGCTGCATCGCGGCCACCGCCACCCGCGACGACGGACTGCTGGCGGAGGCGGCCGGCGAGATGCCGATGGTGCTGATCAACCGGCGCGTGCTGAGCCACGCAATGCCGGCGGTGGTGGCGGACGACCGGAGCGGCGTGCGACAGGCCGTGGAGCATCTGGCGGCGCTCGGGCACGAGCGGATCGCCCACGTGGCGGGACCGCAGTGGCTCGCCACCGGCGCCGATCGGCACGAGGCGTTCCTGGCGGCCCTGCGCGGCGTGGGCCTCGGGCCCGACCCGGAGCTCATCAGCTTCGGCGAGGGCTTCACCGAGGAGCAGGGCGCGCGATCGCTCCACGCTCTCCTCCACGCCGGCGCCAGGTTCACGGCGCTCGTGGCGGGCAACGACCTGATGGCATTGGGCTGCTACGACGTCCTCGCCGAGCGCGGCCTCTCCTGCCCCGGCGACATCTCGGTTGTCGGCTTCAACGACATGCCGTTCGCGGACAAGTTCAACCCGCCGCTCACGACGGTTCGCATCCCGCACTACGAGATGGGCAGACGCGCGGCGGAGCTGCTGCTCGAGCGGATCGAGGGCGACGGCTCGGCGCCCAGCGAGGACATCGTGCTGCCGGTGGAGCTCGTGCAGCGCGCCTCTACCGCGCCGGCGCCCTCCCGTCGCGCGCGGCAGGCGTAGGCGCGCCCCACTCGGTGTTGAGCTGGGACTGCGTCTCGCGCACTCCGGCCAGGGGCCCGTGCGCCGTCTCGTAGCCGCCGCGTCCGGTGATCATCAGATCCTCGGCTGGGAAGCGCGTGATCACCTCGCAACCGTCGGACGTCACAACCAGTTGTTCCTCGATACGCGCTGCCGACCAGCCGTCCGAGGCCGGCCAGAAGGTCTCGAGCGCGAACACCATCCCCTCCTCGATCGTCTCCGGATGGTCCAGCGACACAAGCCGGCTGATGATCGGCTTCTCCCAGATCGAGAGGCCCACGCCGTGTCCGAACTGGAGCGCGAACGCCGCCTCCTCGCTCGGGAAGCCAAAGTCCTGCGCGCGCGGCCATATGCTCGCCACCTCGGCCGTGGTAACGCCCGGCCGGACCATGGCGATCGCGCGGTCGAGCAGCTCGCGGCAGACCTTGTAGGCGTCAACCAGGGCCTGTGAGGCGCTGCCCACCGCGAACGTGCGGTAGTAGCACGTGCGGTAGCCCATGTACGAATGGAGGATGTCGAAGTAGGCGGGGTCGCCCGGACGCAGCGCGCGGTCGGTGTAGACGTGCGGATGCGGGCTGCAGCGCTCGCCGGAGATCGCGTTCACGCCCTCCACGTGCTCCGAGCCCATGTCGTACAGCACCTTGTTCACGAGGCCGACGCATTCGTTCTCGCGGATGCCCGGCTTCATAGCTCGGTAGAGCTCGTCGTACGCGGCGTCGACCATCATGCAGGCGGTGTCGAGCAGCGTGATCTCGTCCTGGGTCTTGATCACGCGCGCCCGCTGCATGAGCTGCTGACCATCCACCACCTCGATTCCCGCGCGCTGGAGCGCGAACATCACCGGAGGCTCCACCACATCCACGCCCACGGGCGCGCCTGTGAGCTCGCGCTCATTCAGCTCGCGCGCGATCTTCTCCGCCACGTCCTCCGCCCGTCCGCTCTCTGGCGACATCGCCCCGCGCATCGTGGAGATCCCGGCGGGAGAGCGGCCATCCAGCCAGGGGCAGTAGAGGTCGTGGTGGCGAGCGGCGGAGCCGAAGTCCCACACGAGCGGCTCGTGGCCGCGCGGCAGGAGGGAGAAGCGGGCCAGCTTGTCCATCGCCCAGGTGCCGATGTGCGTGGCGGTGATGTAGCGGATGTTCGCCATGTCGAAGCAGAGCAGCGCCGCCATCTCCGACTCCTCGAGCAGCGTCTTGATGCGGTCGAGCCGCTCGCGCCGCAGGCGGTCCACGTCCACCCGCTTTTCCCAGTCCACGCTGTTCAGGCCGTATGTGCGCGTCACGTGATCGCCCCCACTCCAAGGCGTGCGCGAACGGAGCGGGCGATCGTCTCCGCGCCCGGCAGGAAGGCGTCCTCGAGCGGCGGGCTGTACGGAATCGGTGTGTCGTCCGTGGCGAGCAGCCAGGCGTCGTCGAGATCCTCGAGAGCCGCCTCGGCCACCGCGCCCAGGAGGCCCGCCCCGTGGCCTCCCAGGCGCGGCCCCTCCTCCACCACGAGCAGCCGGTTGGTCCGGCTGACCGATTCGAGGACGGTGCCGAGGTCGAGCGGCCGTAACGAGCGGAGGTCGACCACTTCGCAGTCGATCCCCTCCTCCGCCAGTGTCCCGGAGGCCGCCAGCGCGTCATGAACCCCCTTCATGACAGCGACGATCGTGAGGTCGCGCCCCTCCCGAACCACACGCGCGGACCCGAGCTCTGCAACCTGCGACGCGCGACCTGCGACCTCTTGCTTCAAGGAGTAGAGGCGCTTGTGCTCGAGAAACAACACAGGGTTGTTGTCCCGAATCGCCCCCTTCAGCATCGCCTTTGCGTCTCCGGGGAAAGCCGGGCAGGCGATCTTCAGCCCCGGCACCCCGAGGTACCAGGCGGCCGGAGTCTGCGAGTGGATCGCGCCAAAGCGCCCGCCGGCGCCCACCGCACAGCGGACCACGAGCGGCACACTCGCCTGCTCGTTCGACAGGTACCAGAACTTCGACGCCTGGTTCACGAGCGAGTCCATCGCGAGCGTCATGAAGTCGCCGAACATGATCTCGATCACGGGGCGGAGCCCGGTTATGGCGCTTCCGAACGCCGCACCCGCGAGTGCCAGCTCGGAGATGGGAGTGTCGAACACGCGCCCCGGGCCAAACCGCTCGGCGAGCCCGCCCGTGACGGCGAACACGCCGCCCGCGGCCGCCACGTCCTCGCCAAAGAACACCACGCGCTCGTCGCGCTCGAGCTCCTCGGCGAGGGCATCGCGAATCGCGTCGCGGAACTCCAGGCTCATGGCGCGTACTCCGTTGCGGGGCGCGCGTCGGGGTCCGGATACGGCGCTTCGAGGGCCGCCTCGATCGCGTGGTTGATCCGCTCCTGCGTCTCGCGCTCCACCGCGTCGAGCTGCTCGTCCTCCACGCCGTGCTGTGCGGAGAGCCGCCCGCGGAGGAGAACGATGGGGTCGCGCTGAAGCCAGCTGTCGAGCTCGCCCTCGGGGCGGTACGCGCCAGGGTCTGACTTGGAGTGGCCGAGGTGGCGGTAGGTGAGCGCCTCGATGAACGACGGGCCGTCACCTGCCCGGGCGCCGTTCACCGCCTGCGTGGCGGCGCCGATCACTGCCTCGAGGTCGTTGCCGTCCACCTTGCCGGACGGCATCCCGTAGGTGGCTGCGCGCGCAGCGATGTCTCCTCCCGCGGTCACCTGCGCCATCGGCGTGAACTCCCCGTAGCCGTTGTTCTCACACACGAAGACCACCGGAAGGTGCATCACCTGCGCGAAGTTCAGGCATTCGTGGAAGTACGCCTGGTTGGCGGCGCCATCGCCGAAGAAGGCCACCACCA
This genomic interval from Thermoleophilaceae bacterium contains the following:
- a CDS encoding amino acid ABC transporter substrate-binding protein, whose amino-acid sequence is MRRLGVLISLGVLLSVSVTLAACGGSSSSSGTSTTSASGKPLTIGISLSLSGDFSDPGHAAQKGYQLWAKTVNAHGGINGRQVKLKIVDDASSPNQVVTNYQNLITRDKVDLVFGPFSTLLTGPAASVAHRYGYAFVEPAGGGPAVFQEHLNNVFFVQPAPTLNCGDPFVAYIKSLPAAQRPKTAAYPSLDDPFSSPIADRMQKAFEAMGIKTVYKTIYPSETADLTPVVEKYVAKKPDMVVAGTQSEDAYSQVKAMVQSGFSPKYLFLANGANSPTEFPSKVGKKNTEGIFSCGDWFPTSKSNGNPQFVAAYKQAYGGTPFDIDSTSAEAYAVGQLIQAVAKKTGKVDNKTIISSLHSGTWPSVEGNISWNADGSPQGSDMLLEWVGGKLQPVYPPNVALTKPTSPKPPWGG
- a CDS encoding branched-chain amino acid ABC transporter permease gives rise to the protein MHLFIQACILGLLAGGVYALMASGLTLAFGVMRVINVAQGAMIVLGAFLSYTLFTKLHIDPFVSVLLLTPLMFLVGVVLQLVFIRPLRADEREELSLLVTWALALGIEGLLSVLYKTNYRSTITSYADSSWRVAGYHLSEVRVFAFGMSVVILALLYVLLSRTEFGRTVRATVQNPVSARLLGVNVDKVSALGFGISVATATAAGAVFGMVTPFFPGSHYDLISRLLSIIVLGGLGSLGGAIIAALFMGMAEAVFAAEISPTWSSFTFFIVLIAILLVRPQGLFGTNERGAL
- a CDS encoding branched-chain amino acid ABC transporter permease codes for the protein MSRISRAGLVRAVLFFGALVAFPFVFPAQWIVNIAIFTLMYAGLATAWNLLGGFSGYLSLGHAAFFGVGAYAIAIAFTHISIGASGYKPFFALPLVGIAVGLASVPIAWIALRVRAATFAIVTLTLLFVVQQLAFNLHHITHGSQGLSLPPPPFDVATFEQPFYFAMLGVFALAFFACWWVKGSKLGLMLLSIRDDEDRARGVGVRVTGAKVIAFAVSVGFTGMLGGVWAYYIQFIYPQFAIDPLITIGAVLMAFLGGKGTVWGPTVGAFILVPVQQYMAYKLGASELYLLGYASVFLLIMLFLPRGIIPSISDQLARRRGGRAEAPPGAVASAPAATLPGGMAP
- a CDS encoding ABC transporter ATP-binding protein; this translates as MSETLLGVSGLTKRFGGVAAVDGCSFQVDEGTITALIGPNGSGKTTAFNMITGYLRADSGEVAFAGRTVKRPDPTRLYRAGLTRTFQQARVFPGLTLIENLSVAISQPWRTLLRRNVSARNRERAFSLLEEFGLERLAERPAAELSFGQRKLLEFATVLMGEPRLVLLDEPTAGVNPVMVEQIELHVRELHARGLTFLIVEHDMHLVMRLCDPVIVLDRGATIKQGPPAEVQSDPAVLDAYLGA
- a CDS encoding ABC transporter ATP-binding protein — protein: MTALKLEGVVAGYGQGDILRGVNLEVEPGSVMCVIGPNGAGKSTILRAISGLLHPRSGSIAVDGEPIVSLKPREVLSRGIVHVPQERSLFPQMTVWENVLLGAHVLGDRARARRRIEEVADRFPILRDRRNAHAGSLSGGEQKTVELARALMLDPKLIMLDEPSMGLDPKARQRVFTTIRGLNESGLTVLLVEQNARAGLEIADEGAVMDAGVVKLRARGRELLDDPRVGALYLGAPVAPVASR
- a CDS encoding LacI family DNA-binding transcriptional regulator — translated: MSPGAVKLSDVAERAGVHPATVSRALSDRTRHMVNAATAERVLAAAEELGYTPNPIARSLKTNRSFTIAVLLPDLTNPLFPPMVRGIEDALAEAGFTALIANTDNNPDRALAALETMRTRLADGCIAATATRDDGLLAEAAGEMPMVLINRRVLSHAMPAVVADDRSGVRQAVEHLAALGHERIAHVAGPQWLATGADRHEAFLAALRGVGLGPDPELISFGEGFTEEQGARSLHALLHAGARFTALVAGNDLMALGCYDVLAERGLSCPGDISVVGFNDMPFADKFNPPLTTVRIPHYEMGRRAAELLLERIEGDGSAPSEDIVLPVELVQRASTAPAPSRRARQA
- a CDS encoding Xaa-Pro peptidase family protein; its protein translation is MTRTYGLNSVDWEKRVDVDRLRRERLDRIKTLLEESEMAALLCFDMANIRYITATHIGTWAMDKLARFSLLPRGHEPLVWDFGSAARHHDLYCPWLDGRSPAGISTMRGAMSPESGRAEDVAEKIARELNERELTGAPVGVDVVEPPVMFALQRAGIEVVDGQQLMQRARVIKTQDEITLLDTACMMVDAAYDELYRAMKPGIRENECVGLVNKVLYDMGSEHVEGVNAISGERCSPHPHVYTDRALRPGDPAYFDILHSYMGYRTCYYRTFAVGSASQALVDAYKVCRELLDRAIAMVRPGVTTAEVASIWPRAQDFGFPSEEAAFALQFGHGVGLSIWEKPIISRLVSLDHPETIEEGMVFALETFWPASDGWSAARIEEQLVVTSDGCEVITRFPAEDLMITGRGGYETAHGPLAGVRETQSQLNTEWGAPTPAARDGRAPAR
- a CDS encoding pyruvate dehydrogenase complex E1 component subunit beta, translating into MSLEFRDAIRDALAEELERDERVVFFGEDVAAAGGVFAVTGGLAERFGPGRVFDTPISELALAGAAFGSAITGLRPVIEIMFGDFMTLAMDSLVNQASKFWYLSNEQASVPLVVRCAVGAGGRFGAIHSQTPAAWYLGVPGLKIACPAFPGDAKAMLKGAIRDNNPVLFLEHKRLYSLKQEVAGRASQVAELGSARVVREGRDLTIVAVMKGVHDALAASGTLAEEGIDCEVVDLRSLRPLDLGTVLESVSRTNRLLVVEEGPRLGGHGAGLLGAVAEAALEDLDDAWLLATDDTPIPYSPPLEDAFLPGAETIARSVRARLGVGAIT
- a CDS encoding thiamine pyrophosphate-dependent dehydrogenase E1 component subunit alpha; the protein is MTADTATLLDGYGRMLLLRYFEEAMQRLFLRGEIHGTVHLYTGQEAVSVGVCAALEQGDQVAATYRGHGAALAKGTEPEALAAELMGRDTGACGGRAGSMNVIDLDHGLLGCFGIVGGSIATATGAALTAQREGRVVVAFFGDGAANQAYFHECLNFAQVMHLPVVFVCENNGYGEFTPMAQVTAGGDIAARAATYGMPSGKVDGNDLEAVIGAATQAVNGARAGDGPSFIEALTYRHLGHSKSDPGAYRPEGELDSWLQRDPIVLLRGRLSAQHGVEDEQLDAVERETQERINHAIEAALEAPYPDPDARPATEYAP